One Spinacia oleracea cultivar Varoflay chromosome 4, BTI_SOV_V1, whole genome shotgun sequence DNA segment encodes these proteins:
- the LOC110796981 gene encoding protein THYLAKOID FORMATION1, chloroplastic, translating into MAAVTSLSFSALAQSFERKVSVSSMRTFAPAFDVVRLRSNLSYDPSAAAVRASNSSFGLVVQCMSSTSGITEAPPVSETKLNFLKAYRRPIPSIYNNVLQELMVQQHLMRYKRTYRYDPVFALGFVTVYDQLMEGYPSDADRTAIFEAYINALNEDPEQYRKDAQKLEEWARAQTSASLAEFSSREGEIEDVLKDIAGRAGGNGSFSYSRFFAVGLFRLLELANASEPTILEKLCSALNVNKKNVDRDLDVYRNLLSKLVQAKELLKEYVDREKKKRGERAAEVQKANEAMTK; encoded by the exons ATGGCGGCTGTAACATCACTGTCGTTCTCCGCATTAGCGCAGTCATTTGAGCGCAAAGTGAGCGTTTCTTCCATGCGAACTTTCGCGCCCGCTTTCGATGTGGTTCGCTTGCGCTCGAATTTATCCTATGACCCATCTGCTGCTGCCGTCAGAGCTTCGAATTCGTCTTTTGGTTTGGTTGTTCAGTGCATGTCCTCTACCTCAGGCATTACTG aaGCCCCACCGGTATCAGAGACAAAGTTAAATTTTCTTAAGGCCTACAGACGGCCAATCCCTAGTATCTACAACAATGTGCTACAAGAGTTGATGGTTCAGCAACACTTGATGAGATACAAAAGGACATATAGATATGATCCTGTGTTTGCCCTTGGTTTTGTTACTGTCTACGATCAGCTGATGGAGGGGTATCCTAGTGATGCAGATCGAACTGCCATCTTTGAAGCTTACATCAATGCACTAAATGAGGATCCAGAGCAGTACAG AAAAGATGCACAGAAATTGGAGGAGTGGGCTCGTGCCCAGACATCTGCTTCATTGGCTGAGTTCTCATCTAGAGAAGGTGAGATTGAGGACGTCTTAAAGGATATTGCCGGAAGAGCTGGTGGTAATGGAAGTTTCAGTTACAGTCGGTTCTTCGCAGTTGGCTTGTTCCGTCTCCTTGAATTGGCTAATGCATCtgaacctactatcttagagaaG CTTTGCTCGGCGTTGAATGTAAACAAGAAAAATGTGGATCGGGATCTTGATGTATATCGCAACCTCCTATCGAAGCTTGTACAAGCTAAAGAGCTGTTGAAGGAGTATGTGGATAG agagaagaagaagagaggagagagagcagCAGAAGTACAGAAGGCTAACGAGGCGATGACAAAATGA
- the LOC130471735 gene encoding protein FAR1-RELATED SEQUENCE 5-like: MTRSGCSACIRLRYSPGGKYMIYYFHESPSHPFLTPSSIPFPKESRQLTQVQKNFIFNNAKLNIVPVKSYRMSKEHCGSYNNVRGTKTDFKNFFRDLKVYIGNKDGFMFKENFERKVKASNGGFYFDYCVNEHRHLTLFSPFTGVDHHKKCVTFGSTLLSKEDTDSFVWLFETFLKCMGNCEPYCLLTDQDPAMSIAIEKVETDFLKKINAVVWDSDLDPTEFLILEIFFMGGLLRVTSRSEGENNFFCHFTNLHVTLVEFARRYDSALDAQRHEQDELVKKSKNLPSLSCNSCYGDGEEFSVVYDNERRNNYDVTFNMSSDDTTCSCRKFESEGILCRHILFIMKGKFLCEIPSKYLLRCWSKDALKQPMSNFEGWSFVEDSSRSDRKNNFSLILLVGSKFGEVDVLALNVFLNKGSGRSSKSLKSAKEKIAVEVNTTAKKGRTCKACGQSGVNHDSRSEDEPSPTKNSGYC, translated from the exons ATGACACGTTCTGGTTGCTCTGCTTGTATTCGGTTACGGTATAGTCCGGGTGGTAAATAcatgatttattattttcatgagAGCCCTTCTCATCCTTTTTTAACCCCAAGCTCTATACCCTTTCCTAAAGAGTCCAGGCAATTGACTCAGGTGCAaaagaattttatttttaataatgcCAAATTGAACATAGTGCCTGTTAAGTCCTATAGGATGAGTAAAGAACATTGTGGAAGTTATAACAATGTTCGTGGTACAAAAACTGATTTTAAAAACTTTTTTCGTGATTTGAAAGTTTATATAGGCAATAAAGACGGGTTTATGTTCAAGGAAAATTTTGAGAGGAAAGTAAAGGCTTCTAATGGGGGTTTCTACTTTGATTATTGTGTTAACGAGCATAGACATCTTACTC TTTTTTCTCCTTTCACTGGGGTTGATCACCACAAAAAGTGTGTCACTTTTGGTTCAACTTTGTTGTCAAAAGAAGATACTGACTcttttgtttggttgtttgaGACATTTTTGAAGTGCATGGGTAATTGTGAACCTTATTGTTTGCTCACGGATCAAGATCCTGCTATGTCAATTGCTATAGAGAAAGT AGAAACTGATTTTTTGAAGAAGATAAATGCAGTGGTATGGGATTCTGATTTGGATCCAACTGAGTTT CTTATTTTAGAGATCTTTTTTATGGGTGGCTTGTTGCGAGTTACTTCTCGTTCTGAAGGGGAAAACAATTTCTTCTGTCATTTTACAAATCTACATGTCACTTTAGTTGAGTTTGCTCGACGTTATGATAGCGCGCTTGATGCCCAAAGACATGAACAAGATGAGTTGGTTAAGAAATCCAAAAATCTTCCTTCACTT AGTTGCAATTCATGTTATGGTGATGGTGAAGAGTTTTCTGTTGTTTATGATAATGAGAGGCGCAATAATTATGATGTTACCTTCAACATGAGTTCGGATGATACTACATGCAGTTGTAGAAAGTTTGAGAGTGAAGGGATATTGTGTAGACATATCTTGTTTATAATGAAGGGCAAGTTCTTATGTGAAATTCCATCTAAATATTTGCTGCGTTGTTGGTCAAAAGATGCTCTTAAGCAACCAATGTCAAATTTCGAAGGTTGGTCATTTGTGGAAGATTCTTCAAGGAGTGATAGAAAAAACAACTTCTCTCTGATT CTACTTGTTGGCTCAAAGTTTGGGGAGGTTGATGTTCTCGCTCTTAATGTTTTTCTTAACAAGGGATCCGGAAGAAGTTCCAAGAGTCTAAAGAGTGCGAAAGAGAAGATAGCTGTTGAAGTGAATACCACTGCAAAGAAGGGACGTACATGCAAAGCTTGTGGCCAGTCAGGGGTAAACCACGACAGCC GATCTGAGGATGAACCAAGTCCAACCAAAAATAGTGGGTACTGCTGA